In Nicotiana tabacum cultivar K326 chromosome 11, ASM71507v2, whole genome shotgun sequence, a single window of DNA contains:
- the LOC107763402 gene encoding ras-related protein RABD2a, translating to MNPEYDYLFKLLLIGDSGVGKSCLLLRFADDSYLDSYISTIGVDFKIRTVEQDGKTIKLQIWDTAGQERFRTITSSYYRGAHGIIITYDITDQESFNNVKQWLSEIDRYASENVNKLLVGNKCDLTDNRAVSYDTAKAFADEIGIPFMETSAKSATNVEQAFMAMAAEIKNRMASQPASNNARPPTVQIRGQPVNQKSGCCST from the exons ATGAATCCCGAATA TGACTACTTGTTCAAACTTTTGTTAATAGGAGATTCAGGTGTTGGAAAGTCATGTCTTCTCCTGAGATTTGCT GATGATTCTTATTTGGACAGCTACATCAGCACAATTGGTGTTGATTTT AAAATACGCACAGTGGAGCAAGATGGGAAGACTATTAAACTTcaaatt TGGGACACTGCCGGACAAGAACGTTTCAGGACAATTACAAGTAGTTACTACCGTGGAGCACATGGCATTATA ATAACATATGATATAACTGATCAAGAAAGCTTCAACAATGTTAAGCAATGGTTGAGTGAAATTGATCGCTATGCAAGCGAAAACGTTAACAAGCTTCTGGTTGGAAATAAGTGTGACCTAACTGACAACCGAGCTGTATCATATGATACAGCAAAG GCGTTTGCTGATGAAATCGGCATCCCGTTTATGGAGACTAGTGCGAAGAGTGCCACTAATGTTGAGCAAGCGTTCATGGCAATGGCAGCTGAAATAAAGAATAG GATGGCGAGCCAGCCggcatcaaacaatgcaaggccACCCACCGTGCAGATACGAGGACAACCTGTTAACCAGAAGAGTGGCTGCTGTTCTACTTAG